One stretch of Balneolaceae bacterium DNA includes these proteins:
- a CDS encoding carboxypeptidase-like regulatory domain-containing protein, which yields MKNQLVILLIAVGLMTVGCTKETVDPVQYGSIQGQVINSNNNQGVANANVTTSPATNSILTGNDGTFRLDEVPTGSYTISASKPEVGSHSVSIQVREGRTASAEIYLGGGSASNLQAEVISWERSESNDSLFAHVEYRVQNTSSNSGIGEYEIYFGVYTDVNDYYHEVSGTELGPREQNFRNFMRYIDRGSIDSVRIHDIWTN from the coding sequence ATGAAAAACCAACTGGTAATTCTACTTATAGCAGTCGGTCTCATGACCGTGGGCTGCACCAAGGAAACCGTCGATCCGGTGCAGTACGGCTCCATCCAGGGCCAAGTCATCAATTCGAACAACAATCAGGGCGTAGCCAATGCCAACGTCACGACCAGTCCGGCGACCAACTCCATCCTCACGGGCAACGACGGCACTTTCCGTCTCGACGAGGTGCCCACGGGCAGCTACACCATTTCGGCTTCCAAGCCGGAGGTGGGTTCCCACTCGGTAAGCATACAGGTGAGGGAGGGGCGCACCGCATCGGCAGAGATATACCTGGGCGGAGGCAGTGCTTCCAACCTGCAGGCCGAGGTGATCTCGTGGGAGCGCAGCGAGAGCAACGACAGCCTCTTCGCGCACGTCGAGTACCGCGTGCAGAACACGAGTTCCAATTCCGGCATCGGTGAGTACGAGATCTATTTCGGCGTCTATACCGACGTCAACGATTACTACCACGAGGTGTCGGGCACCGAACTGGGTCCCCGTGAACAGAACTTTCGTAACTTCATGCGCTACATCGACCGGGGCAGCATCGATTCCGTGCGAATTCATGACATTTGGACAAACTGA